The genomic interval GGCGGTGCCCGCCTTGTTCATGAGCTCGACGCCGTAGCGGCCGAAGTCCTCGACGGTGGGGACGTTGGCGAGGGTGGCGACCTTGCCGTCGGTCTTCTTCGCCAACTGGAGTGCCTGGGCGAAGAGTTCGTCGTACGTCTTCGGCGGCTGGTCGGCGTTGAGTCCGGCCTGCTCGAAGAGGGACTTGTTGTAGAAGAGCGGGCCGGTGTTGAGGTACCAGGGGAAGGCGTAGGTGCCGGTCATGCCCGGTATCTCGTGGCTGGCCCAAGCACCCGGCAGGTACTCGCTCTTGTACTTCGCGGCCGACTTGTCGAGGTCGAGCGCGAGGCCCGCCTTGGCGAGCGGGGCGACGAGGTCCGGGGAGACGTTGACGACGTCGGGCAGGGTGCCGCCGGCGGCGTCCGCGCTGATCTTGTCGGCGTAGCCCTCGGCGGGCTGGTCGATCCACTTCACGTGGGTGCCGGGGTACTTCTTCTCGAAGCCGGAGATGACGCCCTCGAAGTACGACTTGAAGTTGGCGCGGAGGTTCCAGGTCTGGAAGGTGATGTCGCCCTCGACCTTGCCCGAGGCGTCGGTCGATCCGCCGTCGTCTCCCCCGGAACCGCAGGCGCTCAGCGGCATGAGGACGACGGCGGCGGCTGCTGCGGCGAAGACTCTGCGGGAGATGCGCACGGCGAGTGGCTCCTTTGCAGTGGGGGTTGGCCAATCGTGCCGGGGCAGACCTTGCACGCTCTCCGGCGGGCGAGTCAATGGATTCCGCTCAGCTAAATTCATTAGTTGGCCGGTTCTGGACAACTGCACTGGTCAGCGAGGTGTGTTCGCATTCTTGCGTGGATCACTAATGCGCTTTAGGGTGTGCGGACTCAAGCGCATTAGTGCGCGGCACCTGCGGAATGGAGAGCGGGCTTGTCAGGCAAGCGGTCGCCCGCGCGTCGGCCGACGATGAAGGACATCGCGCAGCGCGCCGGCGTGTCCGAGAGCGCGGTCTCCTTCGCGCTCAACGGCCGGCCCGGCGTCTCCGAGATCACCCGCGACCGGGTCCGCCGGGTCGCGGAGCAACTGGGCTGGCGGCCCAGCACGGCGGCGCGGGCACTGTCCGGGGAGGGCGCGGCGACGGTCGGTTTCGTCCTCGCCCGGCCCGCGGACACCCTCGGCGTCGACTCCTTCTTCCTCCAACTCGTCTCCGGCATCCAGGAAGTGCTGGCCGAACGGCATCTCGGTCTGCTGTTCCAGATGGCCGAGGACGTCGACGACGAGTGCGCGGTGTACCGGCGCTGGTGGGCCGAACACCGCGTGGACGGCGTCCTGGTGGCCGACCCGCGCACCGCCGACCCGCGGCCCGACCTCCTCGACGAACTCGGCCTGCCCGCCGTGGTGATCGGCGGCGCACCCGACGAACGGCACCCCGGCCTGTCGACGGTGTGGGCCGACGACGCGGGCGCGATGGCCTCCGTCGTGGACGAGTTGTCCGCGCGCGGCCACCGTCGCATCGTGCACATCGCCGGCCTGCCCGGCCTCGCGCACACCGAGCGCCGTATCCGCGCCCTGCGCGCCGAGGCCGCCCGCCGCGGACTGACCGAGGTGCACTCGGTGACCACCGACTACTCGGACGCGGCCGGCGCCGCCGTCACCCGCCGGGTCCTCGAAGTCCCCGCTCCCCCAACGGCGTTGATCTACGACAACGACGTGATGGCCGTCGCCGGGGTGGCCGCCGCGACCGAACTCGGCTTCTCCGTACCGGCGGACGTGTCGGTGGTCGCCTGGGAGGACTCCGCACTGTGCCGCATGGTCCGGCCGTGGCTGTCGGCGTTGTCCCGGGACAGTGTGGAGTTCGGCCGTACGGCCGCCCGGGAGTTGACCGCTCTGCTGGACGGCGGACCGGCGCGCACGGTACGGGTGCCGGTGCCGCGGCTCATCGAACGGGACAGCACCGGAGCGGCACGGGCATGAAAGGGGGTGTGTCCCCCGTTTCGAGTCCGAATCACCGGACACCGCCCGGTACTTCGTGTGAGGCTTTGCCCATGACCTCCGAAGACCCGCTGGCCGACCGGCTTCAGCTCGACCGGCCGCACTCTGCCCGTGTGTGGAACTTCCTCCTGGGCGGCAAGGACAACTACGCCGCCGACCGCGAGGCCGGCGAGATGATCGTCCAGATGTTCCCGGACATCGCCCTGCTCGCCCGCCTCCAACGGCGCTTCCTGGTAAGGGCGGTGCGCTATCTCACCGAAGAGGCGGGCATCCGCCAGTTCCTCGACATCGGGACCGGCCTGCCCACCGTCGACAACACGCACGAGGTCGCGCAGCGCATCGCGCCCGAGAGCCGCATCGTGTACGTCGACAACGACCCGCTGGTGCTGGTGCACGCCCAGGCGCTGCTCACCAGCACCCCGGAAGGCGCCTGCGCCTACCTCGAAGCGGATGTGCGCGACCCCGAGCGGATCCTGGAAGTCGCCGCGCAGACACTGGACTTCAGCAAGCCGATCGCGCTGACGATGCTGGGCATCCTGGGCCAGATCCCGGACTCGGACGAGCCCGAGTCCGTCGTGGGCCGTTTCCTGGACGCCCTGCCCCCGGGCAGCTACCTCGCGCTGAGCGACGGCACGGACACCAACTCGGCGCTGAACCAGGCGATTTCGGTGTACAACGCCAACTCGGCCAGCTCGTACCACCTGCGCGGCCCCGAGCGGATCGAGGCGTTCTTCACGGGCCTGGAGGTCATCGAGCCCGGCATCGTGCCCACCTCACAGTGGCACCCGGAGCCGGTCGACGTGGGCCGCGACCCGTCCGACGTGGACGCGATCTGCGGCATCGGCCGCAAGGTCTGAGCACCAACACCGAAGGGGGCACCGGAGTTACCGGTGCCCCTCCTTCTTTCCCCATGCCGCTCTCGCCAGAGGCGTGTGTGTCCCGGGTCAGATCCGGAAGAGCGCCCAGACCGTCTTCCCGCCGCCAGCCCGCAGGTTCCAGCCCCACGACTCGCTCAGTGCGGAGACCACCTGGAGACCGCGCCCGGACTCGGCGAACTCGTCGGGGTGCCCCTCCACGGGTATGCGATCGCTGTCGTCGGTGACCGCGCACACCGCGTACGGCAGCCGGTCCCACACCGCGAGCCACAGTGAAGGCTGCGGCTCCGCACCGGAGTTGGGCGCCCGGCCGTAGCGCAGCGCGTTGCTCACCAGTTCCGACACGGTGACCGTCACATCGTCGACGACTTCGTCCCCGACCCGGTCGGCGAGCGCCGCGCGGGTGAAGTCCCGTGCCACCTGGGCCGATTGAGGCATCGGCGGCACGACCAGGACGGAACAGAGAGCGGGGTCGCGCCCGTCGCCGACGGCGGGGAGCAGGGTGACGGTCTGCCCCGGCTCGGGCGGGCCCACCTGGTCGACGGCCCGGCACAGCCACTCCCAAGTCCCCTCGATCCGCAGGGTGTCGACCGGTCGTACGACTTGCTCTGCGGACATCGCGACCCCTGAGACCCCTGGGAGAGAACAACTGCGCGGACTACACCCGTCCGGAGCATCGTCCTCCGCCTGCCCCTGCGAACGCAAGTGCATCGGCAATTACCGCTGCAATTGCAGACGATCTTGCGAGCGGCCCGGCCGAGGGCTATCGTCCTGCACATCACCAATGGATGCAATTGAAGCTGCAATTGCATTCGATCTTCCGGGGGAGCGATGAGGCCTCACATAGAGCACGCGAACGGCATGTCGGCGACCCTGCTGAGCGACGCGCAGTGGCGCAAGAGCCACCACAGCAACCCTGAGGGAAACTGCGTCGAGTTGGCCGCGCTCTCCGACGGTCAGGTCGCCGTACGCAACTCGCGCCACCCCGAAGGTCCGGCGCTCGTCTACACCAGCGCCGAGATCTCCGCGTTCGTCCGCGGTGTGAAGGACGGCGACTTCGACGGCCTACTCCCCGGCCGCTGAGGTCAGGCAAACCCGCGGATCGGCCGGAAGGCGCCGGAACACAGGCCGGCACCTTCCGGCTCCTTCACTCCCCGCAGTTATCCGGAACCTCGGTGCTACGATCCTCTTTTGAGTCCCGAAAACTTGCGGACGGTATCGGCGCGACCGCCGAGGGGATGAACATGACTTCAGCTCAACCGGAATACGCTCCCTCGGGTTCGGACGTGCTGAGCCTTCAGCGCGGCGGTCCGACGGTCCAGCGCATCATGCTGGGCACGCGCCTGCGCCGCCTGCGCGAGTCCCTCAACATCACCCGGGACACGGCCGCATCGGCGATACGCGCCTCGGACGCCAAGCTCTGCCGCATGGAGCTGGGCCGCGTCGGCTTCAAGGAGCGCGATGTGGCCGACCTGTTGACCCTGTACGGCCTCCAAGAGCCGGATGTACGTGAGGAGTTCCTGACCTCCGCCCGCCGCGCCAACGAACCCGGCTGGTGGCGCGCGTACGGCGACGCCTTCCCGACCTGGTTCGAGCAGCACCTGGGTCTGGAAGAGGCCACCTCCCTCATCCGCACGTATGAAGTGCAGTTCATCCCGGGCCTGTTGCAGACCGCCGGGTACGCCGAGTCCGTCATCCGGCTCGGCCGTCCCGTCGACACCCCGGACGCGATCCAGCGCCGCGTCGAACTCCGCATGACCCGCCAGGAGTTGCTCACCAGGCCCGGCGCTCCGAAACTGTGGGTCGTGGTGGACGAGGCCGCGCTGCGTCGTCCGCTCGGCGGAGCGGACGTGATGCGCGAGCAGCTGCGGCACCTCATCGAGACGGCCGCCCTGCCGAACGTCACCCTCCAGGTGCTGCCGTTCCACGTGGGCGGCCACGCCGCCGCCGGCGGTCCGATCACCGTGCTGCGCTTCCCGGTTCCGGACCTGCCGGACATCGTCTACCTCGAACAGCTCACCAGCGCCCTCTACTTGGACAAGCCCGAAGAGGTCGACCGCTATCTCGCGGTCATGGACCGGCTGAGCATGGTGGCCTCACCGGCCCCCGAGTCGGTGACCTTCCTGGAGAAGCTCCTCAGCGAGATGTGAGCGCAGGCGGTTTCCGACCGCCGCTCAGACCCGCGACCGGTACAGCCCGAACTCCGCGATCTTCACAGCGTCCCGGGCCGCCGTCACGCGAACTCGCCACCGCCGGGCGCGTACAGGCGCGACCAGCGACAGGATGCGGCTCGCGCCGATCGTTCCGGCGCGGGTGACCTCCGTCCAGGCCCCGTCGACGTACGCCTCGACCACGAAGGCCTCGACCTGCTGGCCGTGGCGCGCTGTGTCCTCCGCCAACCGGACGCGGTCGACGGCCTGTTCGGTGCCGAGGTCGACGGTGACCCGGCCCGGTGAGACGGCCGTCCGGGCCCCGCGCGTCAGGTCCTCCGGCAGTTCCCGGTCCACGCGCTCGCGGAACTCGCGCAGGCGTGCCACGTCCGGGGCCGCCAGCAGGCCGTCCGTGTCCGGCGGCACGTTGAGCAGCAGGACCGCGTTGCGGCCGACCGAGCCGAAGTAGATGTCGATCAACTCGTCGACGGTCTTGGGGACTTGGTCCGGGTGGTAGAACCAGCCGTCGTGGATCGACACATCGCACTCGGCGGGCCACCACTGGAGGTAGTCGGTGTTCGGCTGCGCCGAGACGAGGGCGCCACGGCTGCCCTCGTCGGGGGTGTCGTACGACAACGCCCAGTCCGTGCGCCCGTATTGCTCCTCCTTGACCGGGAGAACGCTCCACTCGTCCTCGCGCGCGATGCCGCCCTCGTTGCCGACCCACCGCACGTCCGGCCCTGTCACGGCGATCGCCGCGTCCGGGGCCAGCGACCTGACCAGCGTGTACCAGCTGTCCCAGTCGTAGTCCTCGACGTGGCCCGGCGGGATGCGGCCCTGGGCGCCGTCGAACCAGACCTCGTCGATCGGGCCGTACTCGGTCAGTACTTCGTAGAGGGTGTTGAGCATGTGGGCGCCGTAGTCGGTGGCGTCCAGCGGGTAGAAGGCGTCCGGGGTGCGGTCGTCGCCGTCGACGAGTGTCGGGATCGTGCGCGTGACACGTGCGCTGCCGTTGGCGTAGACGCCGTGGAGGTACTGGTTCTCGTCGGCGGGCGAGAGGTAGACGCCGGCCTTGAGGCCGTACCGTCGCATGGAGTCGGCGAAAGAGCGCAGTACGTCGCCCTGGCCCGCACGCCAACTGCTGTACGCGACCGTGTGGTCGGTGTAGCGGGAGGGGTACAGGACGAAGCCGTCGTGATGCTTGACGGTGAGGATGGCGAGCTTGAAACCGCCGTCGCGCAGGGCGCGGGCCCACTGGTCGGTGTCGAGGCCGGTCGGCTGGAACACGTTCGGGTCCTCGTCACCGGTCCCCCACTCCAGACCGGTGAAGGTGTTCACGCCGAAATGCAGGAACGCCGTCCGCTCCAGCTTCTGCCAGGCCACCTGCCGTGCGGTGGGCCGGACTTGGGAGGCCTTGCGGACCAGCTCGGCCTCCGTGTCGTCGGGACTGACGGGGATGCGGGAGCGGGAGCCGGACGGGGTCGGGGTAGCCGCGAGAGCGGATGCCGTGGCGGTGCCGGCGGTCGCGGCGAGCGCGGTGGCCGAGAGGACGAAGAGGCGTCTGGAGAGGGCCATGGGGTGGGACTCCTCTGGTTGCTCAGTGGGCGGTCAAGTGCCAGGTGACGGGCTGGTGTTGGTCCGGCGGGTACTGCACGAGCCGACCGTCGTCCGCGACGCTCAGCGCCATCTGCGTGATCGCGTTGACGAGTCGGTAGCCGCCCGCTGTGGGCACCAACTCCCAGCGCTGCATGGTGTTCGTGGCATTGCAGGGCTGCGGGGTCGCCGACATCCCGGGCTGGAGCGGCACGTTGAGGGTCAGCTTGCCGCCCTGCACCTCAAGGCAGCCGTCGGCGGTCCGCACCGTCACGTAGCCGTCCGGCGTGCGCTGCACCTCGGCGTCGATGGAGGCGGAAGGGGTGGTGGCAGCGGAAGTCCCGCCCGACGTCCGGAAGGTGTACGTCCCGTCAGCCACCGGCACCCGTGTCAGGTCCCGCCAGCCAGGAGCGTGCCCAACTGCCGTGCCCCGCGCACTGAATTCGGCATACGTGGCGTCAGGGTGCGGATCGCCCCAGGTCGCCTGGGCGAGGTGTCGTAGCGCGGGCTCGGTGTCGACCGCGACCTCGTTCTCGGTCTCGCCACGTCCGTTGTCGGGCCAGAGGCTGAT from Streptomyces sp. NBC_01288 carries:
- a CDS encoding ABC transporter substrate-binding protein, which produces MRISRRVFAAAAAAVVLMPLSACGSGGDDGGSTDASGKVEGDITFQTWNLRANFKSYFEGVISGFEKKYPGTHVKWIDQPAEGYADKISADAAGGTLPDVVNVSPDLVAPLAKAGLALDLDKSAAKYKSEYLPGAWASHEIPGMTGTYAFPWYLNTGPLFYNKSLFEQAGLNADQPPKTYDELFAQALQLAKKTDGKVATLANVPTVEDFGRYGVELMNKAGTAFAFNDAKGIELLTKYKELYDAKALDSQALTATPESSGKKFLTGAVAMNPGSALDLDNFKKQAPSLYKNIGITDQITSTGHVNMYVMGVMVNSKTKHTPASVAFAHYVTDAQQQMSFAKKVAIFPSTAGSLDDPYFTKEDGTDETRVRIAAAKSLKNAVNYTPVLFSEQMKTALRNEVAKALQGKESPKTALDNAVKQCDTLLQQEG
- a CDS encoding LacI family DNA-binding transcriptional regulator, producing MKDIAQRAGVSESAVSFALNGRPGVSEITRDRVRRVAEQLGWRPSTAARALSGEGAATVGFVLARPADTLGVDSFFLQLVSGIQEVLAERHLGLLFQMAEDVDDECAVYRRWWAEHRVDGVLVADPRTADPRPDLLDELGLPAVVIGGAPDERHPGLSTVWADDAGAMASVVDELSARGHRRIVHIAGLPGLAHTERRIRALRAEAARRGLTEVHSVTTDYSDAAGAAVTRRVLEVPAPPTALIYDNDVMAVAGVAAATELGFSVPADVSVVAWEDSALCRMVRPWLSALSRDSVEFGRTAARELTALLDGGPARTVRVPVPRLIERDSTGAARA
- a CDS encoding SAM-dependent methyltransferase gives rise to the protein MTSEDPLADRLQLDRPHSARVWNFLLGGKDNYAADREAGEMIVQMFPDIALLARLQRRFLVRAVRYLTEEAGIRQFLDIGTGLPTVDNTHEVAQRIAPESRIVYVDNDPLVLVHAQALLTSTPEGACAYLEADVRDPERILEVAAQTLDFSKPIALTMLGILGQIPDSDEPESVVGRFLDALPPGSYLALSDGTDTNSALNQAISVYNANSASSYHLRGPERIEAFFTGLEVIEPGIVPTSQWHPEPVDVGRDPSDVDAICGIGRKV
- a CDS encoding ATP-binding protein, producing MSAEQVVRPVDTLRIEGTWEWLCRAVDQVGPPEPGQTVTLLPAVGDGRDPALCSVLVVPPMPQSAQVARDFTRAALADRVGDEVVDDVTVTVSELVSNALRYGRAPNSGAEPQPSLWLAVWDRLPYAVCAVTDDSDRIPVEGHPDEFAESGRGLQVVSALSESWGWNLRAGGGKTVWALFRI
- a CDS encoding DUF397 domain-containing protein, with the translated sequence MRPHIEHANGMSATLLSDAQWRKSHHSNPEGNCVELAALSDGQVAVRNSRHPEGPALVYTSAEISAFVRGVKDGDFDGLLPGR
- a CDS encoding helix-turn-helix domain-containing protein produces the protein MTSAQPEYAPSGSDVLSLQRGGPTVQRIMLGTRLRRLRESLNITRDTAASAIRASDAKLCRMELGRVGFKERDVADLLTLYGLQEPDVREEFLTSARRANEPGWWRAYGDAFPTWFEQHLGLEEATSLIRTYEVQFIPGLLQTAGYAESVIRLGRPVDTPDAIQRRVELRMTRQELLTRPGAPKLWVVVDEAALRRPLGGADVMREQLRHLIETAALPNVTLQVLPFHVGGHAAAGGPITVLRFPVPDLPDIVYLEQLTSALYLDKPEEVDRYLAVMDRLSMVASPAPESVTFLEKLLSEM
- a CDS encoding alpha-L-fucosidase is translated as MALSRRLFVLSATALAATAGTATASALAATPTPSGSRSRIPVSPDDTEAELVRKASQVRPTARQVAWQKLERTAFLHFGVNTFTGLEWGTGDEDPNVFQPTGLDTDQWARALRDGGFKLAILTVKHHDGFVLYPSRYTDHTVAYSSWRAGQGDVLRSFADSMRRYGLKAGVYLSPADENQYLHGVYANGSARVTRTIPTLVDGDDRTPDAFYPLDATDYGAHMLNTLYEVLTEYGPIDEVWFDGAQGRIPPGHVEDYDWDSWYTLVRSLAPDAAIAVTGPDVRWVGNEGGIAREDEWSVLPVKEEQYGRTDWALSYDTPDEGSRGALVSAQPNTDYLQWWPAECDVSIHDGWFYHPDQVPKTVDELIDIYFGSVGRNAVLLLNVPPDTDGLLAAPDVARLREFRERVDRELPEDLTRGARTAVSPGRVTVDLGTEQAVDRVRLAEDTARHGQQVEAFVVEAYVDGAWTEVTRAGTIGASRILSLVAPVRARRWRVRVTAARDAVKIAEFGLYRSRV